In Lacrimispora indolis DSM 755, a genomic segment contains:
- a CDS encoding bifunctional glycosyltransferase family 2/GtrA family protein, with protein sequence MAETGAEMNQTEKHSVVLIPSLEPDDRLPVYVRKLGEYGLSHIVIVDDGSGNDYQDIFKELEEGGCTVLRHKVNMGKGLALKTGYRHIKEHVPGYMCIITADSDGQHAPEDVYKLAKEAELHPHALILGVRDFKKAGIPVKSLIGNRITSAVFAGLYGKYLPDTQTGLRAFGSSLTDKMTGIKGEGFEYETQVLVTCIRSRIQVLTVPIQTIYEDENRRTHFKAVRDSLKIIRTLGADFMKFLSSSFVCSFVDIGLAWVLLDLLRPYVQGKDFLRIMIATAAARTVSIAVNYLLNKTVVFKDRHGPGNSLIRYLALCVCNILLSAGGVYLLHQALGVHERLAKLLCDGCLFLIGYQIQQRWVFSREEGWFHE encoded by the coding sequence ATGGCGGAAACGGGTGCTGAGATGAATCAGACGGAAAAACACAGCGTTGTACTGATCCCTTCACTTGAACCTGATGACAGACTTCCGGTTTATGTAAGGAAGCTGGGAGAGTACGGATTATCTCATATTGTGATCGTGGACGACGGTTCCGGAAATGATTACCAGGATATTTTCAAAGAGTTGGAGGAGGGCGGCTGCACTGTGCTCCGGCATAAGGTAAACATGGGAAAGGGACTTGCCCTTAAGACGGGATACAGGCATATTAAGGAACATGTCCCAGGTTATATGTGTATTATAACTGCGGATTCCGACGGACAGCATGCCCCGGAGGATGTGTATAAGCTGGCAAAGGAAGCTGAGCTCCATCCCCATGCATTGATACTGGGAGTGAGGGACTTTAAAAAGGCTGGAATACCGGTTAAGTCCCTCATTGGAAACCGGATCACTTCCGCAGTATTTGCTGGGCTGTACGGAAAATACCTTCCTGATACCCAGACAGGGTTAAGGGCCTTTGGCTCCAGCCTTACCGATAAAATGACCGGCATAAAAGGAGAAGGGTTTGAGTATGAGACTCAGGTTCTGGTCACCTGTATCCGTTCCCGGATCCAGGTCCTTACAGTACCCATCCAAACCATTTATGAGGACGAAAACAGGAGAACCCATTTTAAGGCTGTTAGAGACAGCTTAAAAATCATCCGTACCCTTGGTGCTGATTTTATGAAATTCCTTTCATCCTCCTTTGTCTGCTCCTTTGTTGACATAGGCCTGGCCTGGGTGCTTCTGGACCTTCTGAGGCCTTATGTGCAGGGGAAGGACTTCTTAAGGATCATGATTGCCACGGCAGCCGCCAGAACGGTTTCCATTGCTGTAAATTATCTGTTGAATAAAACGGTGGTGTTTAAGGACAGGCACGGCCCGGGAAACAGCCTTATCCGCTATCTGGCTCTTTGTGTCTGCAATATACTGCTGTCTGCAGGCGGTGTATATCTTCTTCACCAAGCCCTGGGCGTCCATGAAAGGCTGGCAAAGCTCCTTTGTGATGGGTGTCTGTTTCTTATTGGTTATCAAATACAGCAACGCTGGGTATTTTCCCGGGAAGAGGGCTGGTTCCATGAATAA
- a CDS encoding methyl-accepting chemotaxis protein gives MLKKLKVKNRLLAAFLIVVLFSGLAGTIGILLIRTVNKEYHAELQDYGFAQGDIGSLGQAFQAHRATVLYIIFSEDAAETAKQKENLNKQIDVINEKMQLVQARMKTASEKELYSQLLEKMKSYEDIRSQTIELASKSSQESMAFFRSYAAPLAAEIADTINTMLSDKSTAGDIKSAQLSRQTSIFIGIMGAIIFISIVTSVIIAIVITRGITRPIDELRHVADRMAQGDLKCRLEYSSADELGHLADSMRTMMGRLSYYMDYISSTTGRMAQGDFDIPHESEEFKGEFRFVQISIQNLTDSLNDVMAKITQSSDQVASGADQVASSAQALSQGATEQASSIEELAATINDISNNINQNAENAKETNKQVNNTAEELEFGKTQMQELTNAMENISSASSEIGKVIKTIEDIAFQTNILALNAAVEAARAGEAGKGFAVVADEVRNLANKSQEASKNTAVLIERALSSIDAGNHIAKETAQSMDRIVLSSKMAADLVYQISTASEDQALAVAQVTQGIDQISSVIQTNSATSEESAAASQEMAGQAQMLKLLMDRFQLKG, from the coding sequence ATGTTAAAAAAACTAAAGGTAAAAAACCGGCTGCTTGCTGCATTTCTCATCGTTGTACTATTTTCAGGTCTGGCCGGAACCATCGGGATCCTGCTCATCCGGACTGTTAATAAGGAATATCATGCCGAGCTTCAGGATTATGGATTTGCCCAGGGCGATATCGGAAGCCTGGGTCAGGCGTTTCAGGCTCACCGGGCAACAGTCTTATACATAATTTTTTCGGAAGATGCTGCTGAAACCGCCAAGCAGAAGGAAAATTTAAACAAACAGATCGACGTTATAAACGAGAAAATGCAGCTTGTACAGGCAAGGATGAAGACTGCCTCAGAAAAAGAGCTTTACAGCCAGCTTTTGGAGAAAATGAAATCCTATGAGGATATCCGCAGCCAGACCATTGAGCTTGCGTCAAAATCGTCTCAGGAGTCCATGGCCTTTTTCCGCAGCTACGCTGCTCCCCTTGCTGCGGAAATCGCTGATACGATCAATACCATGCTGTCGGATAAGTCAACAGCCGGTGACATAAAATCTGCCCAGCTCTCCCGCCAGACTTCCATATTCATTGGGATTATGGGGGCCATTATCTTTATTTCCATCGTTACATCCGTAATCATCGCAATCGTGATTACAAGGGGAATCACCCGTCCCATTGATGAGCTGAGACATGTTGCAGACCGAATGGCCCAAGGAGATTTAAAATGCCGGCTGGAATACAGTTCAGCGGATGAACTGGGACATCTTGCCGACAGCATGAGGACGATGATGGGGCGTTTATCCTATTATATGGATTATATCTCCTCTACTACAGGCCGCATGGCCCAGGGAGATTTTGACATTCCTCATGAATCGGAAGAATTTAAAGGGGAATTCCGTTTTGTTCAGATCTCCATACAGAATCTTACGGACTCCTTAAATGATGTCATGGCAAAAATAACCCAGTCTTCTGACCAGGTGGCTTCCGGTGCCGATCAGGTGGCAAGCAGTGCCCAGGCCTTAAGCCAGGGTGCGACTGAGCAGGCCTCTTCCATTGAAGAGCTGGCTGCTACCATCAATGATATATCCAACAACATAAACCAGAACGCGGAAAATGCAAAGGAAACCAACAAGCAGGTGAATAATACCGCAGAAGAACTGGAATTCGGAAAAACGCAGATGCAGGAACTGACCAATGCCATGGAAAACATCAGCAGTGCATCATCAGAAATCGGAAAGGTCATTAAAACCATAGAAGACATTGCCTTCCAGACCAACATTCTGGCCCTTAATGCTGCCGTGGAAGCGGCAAGAGCAGGAGAGGCAGGAAAGGGCTTTGCAGTTGTGGCTGATGAAGTACGGAATCTTGCCAATAAGAGCCAGGAAGCTTCCAAGAACACGGCCGTATTGATTGAACGGGCCTTATCTTCCATTGATGCAGGAAATCACATCGCAAAGGAGACTGCACAATCCATGGACCGCATTGTCCTTTCCTCCAAAATGGCGGCGGATTTAGTATATCAGATATCCACCGCCTCCGAGGATCAGGCCCTTGCAGTCGCCCAGGTAACCCAGGGAATTGACCAGATATCCAGCGTGATCCAGACCAATTCCGCCACATCGGAAGAAAGTGCTGCTGCCAGCCAGGAAATGGCCGGACAGGCCCAGATGCTGAAGCTCTTAATGGACAGGTTCCAATTAAAGGGCTAA
- a CDS encoding flavin reductase family protein encodes MKKQETSENKKEMKRSRVTWKPGNMLYPVPAVMVSCQREGENPNIITVAWAGTICSSPAMLSISIRPERHSYGIIKETREFVVNLVTKDLVRAADYCGVKSGREVDKFAEMKLTPCSQEHIKAPGIEESPVNLACRVVEIKALGSHDLFLAEVVGVTVDSRYMDEKGKFRLNEAGLISYSHGEYFELGKKLGSFGYSVKKAGKKPSGRRKNK; translated from the coding sequence ATGAAGAAACAGGAAACCAGTGAAAATAAAAAAGAAATGAAACGCTCCAGGGTCACCTGGAAGCCGGGAAACATGCTATATCCGGTTCCAGCGGTCATGGTGAGCTGCCAGAGGGAAGGGGAAAACCCGAATATCATTACTGTGGCATGGGCAGGGACCATATGCTCTTCCCCGGCCATGCTGTCCATATCCATCCGCCCGGAGCGCCATTCCTATGGGATCATAAAGGAAACCAGAGAGTTTGTTGTAAACCTGGTAACAAAGGATCTGGTACGGGCTGCCGATTACTGCGGAGTGAAGTCAGGCAGGGAGGTGGATAAATTTGCGGAAATGAAGCTGACTCCCTGTTCTCAGGAACATATCAAAGCACCTGGAATAGAGGAAAGCCCGGTGAATTTAGCCTGCCGGGTGGTGGAGATCAAGGCTTTGGGAAGCCATGACCTGTTTTTGGCAGAGGTGGTTGGTGTGACCGTAGACAGCCGGTACATGGATGAAAAGGGAAAATTCCGTCTCAATGAGGCAGGACTTATATCTTATTCCCACGGGGAATACTTTGAATTGGGGAAAAAGCTTGGAAGTTTCGGCTATTCTGTGAAAAAAGCAGGAAAAAAGCCGTCAGGCAGGAGGAAAAACAAATGA
- a CDS encoding shikimate kinase, with product MMSKLDNITLIGMPASGKSTVGVLLAKRLGYSFVDVDIVIQEQEGRLLKEIIEAEGQEGFMAVENRINAGLSVHHSVIAPGGSVIYGKEAMEHLKEISTVVYLKLSYESVEERLGNLVDRGVVLKDGMTLRDLYEERVPYYEKYADITIDENGLDAGKTVDMLRAVMEERFGLKT from the coding sequence ATGATGAGTAAGCTTGATAACATTACACTGATCGGCATGCCGGCTTCCGGCAAGAGTACGGTGGGTGTTCTGCTGGCAAAACGCCTTGGATATTCCTTTGTGGATGTGGACATTGTGATTCAGGAGCAGGAGGGGCGTCTGTTAAAGGAAATCATCGAGGCGGAAGGTCAGGAAGGCTTCATGGCTGTAGAAAACAGGATCAATGCCGGTCTTTCGGTCCACCACAGCGTCATTGCTCCGGGCGGAAGCGTGATTTACGGAAAAGAGGCTATGGAGCATTTAAAAGAGATCAGCACAGTGGTTTATTTAAAGCTTAGCTATGAAAGTGTGGAAGAAAGGCTTGGGAATCTGGTAGACCGTGGCGTCGTGTTAAAGGATGGGATGACCTTAAGGGATTTATATGAGGAACGGGTCCCCTATTATGAGAAATATGCGGACATAACCATTGATGAAAACGGCCTTGATGCCGGAAAGACGGTGGACATGCTCAGAGCTGTCATGGAGGAGAGGTTTGGCCTGAAAACATGA
- a CDS encoding putative manganese-dependent inorganic diphosphatase: MGETYKNRKTIVIGHKNPDTDSICSAICYANLKSALTGEEYQPGRAGHVNEETQFVLHYFGVEAPELVENVKTQVRDIDIRKTKGVKKNLSLKKAWNLMQEANVVTIPAVTEDGMLEGLITVGDVARSYMNVYDSSILSKANTQYENIVETLEGAMVVGGKNEYFNHGKVLIAAANPDMMEYYISKGDLVILGNRYESQLCAIEMEAACIIVCEGAAVSMTIKKLAQERGCTVMTTPYDTYTAARLVNQSIPISYFMTTEGLISFEVDDYIDDIKDVMASKRHRDFPILDKDGKYMGMISRRNLLGAKGKRLILVDHNEKTQAVEGMSSAEILEIIDHHRLGTVETIAPVFFRNQPVGCTATIVYQMYQENKVAIEPKIAGLLCSAIISDTLLFRSPTCTESDKQAALTLADIAGIEVEKYASSMFAAGSNLRGKTDAEIFYQDFKKFTVGKVSFGVGQISSLNAKELEELKDRMLPYMKKSREEHGMDMMFFMLTNILTESTVLLCEGSGAKQLVIGAFRAEEEESKAEDHVVSLPGVVSRKKQLIPGIMLAVQE; encoded by the coding sequence ATGGGAGAAACTTATAAGAACAGAAAGACCATCGTAATAGGACATAAAAATCCGGACACAGATTCCATCTGTTCTGCCATCTGTTATGCAAATTTAAAAAGTGCACTGACCGGAGAGGAATATCAGCCGGGCAGGGCGGGCCACGTCAATGAAGAAACACAATTCGTGCTCCATTACTTTGGTGTGGAAGCTCCGGAGCTTGTGGAAAATGTGAAGACCCAGGTCCGTGACATTGATATCCGTAAAACAAAGGGAGTAAAGAAAAATTTATCCTTAAAAAAGGCCTGGAACCTGATGCAGGAAGCCAATGTGGTCACCATTCCGGCAGTGACTGAGGACGGGATGCTGGAAGGGCTGATCACGGTAGGCGATGTTGCAAGATCCTACATGAACGTGTATGACAGCAGCATTTTATCAAAGGCAAATACCCAATATGAAAATATCGTGGAAACCCTGGAAGGGGCTATGGTAGTGGGCGGAAAGAATGAATATTTCAACCATGGCAAGGTGCTGATAGCGGCGGCAAATCCGGATATGATGGAATATTACATTTCCAAGGGCGATCTTGTGATCCTGGGAAACCGCTATGAGTCCCAGCTTTGCGCCATTGAGATGGAGGCGGCCTGTATCATTGTATGTGAGGGCGCGGCGGTATCCATGACCATTAAAAAGCTGGCCCAGGAACGGGGCTGTACAGTCATGACCACACCTTATGATACTTATACGGCAGCCCGTCTGGTGAACCAGAGCATTCCCATAAGCTATTTTATGACCACCGAAGGCCTGATTTCCTTTGAGGTGGATGATTATATTGATGACATAAAAGATGTGATGGCAAGCAAACGCCACAGGGATTTTCCTATTCTTGATAAGGACGGGAAGTACATGGGAATGATCTCCCGCCGGAACTTGCTGGGCGCAAAGGGAAAGCGCCTGATCCTGGTGGACCATAATGAGAAAACCCAGGCAGTGGAAGGCATGTCAAGTGCGGAGATCCTGGAGATCATCGATCACCACAGGCTTGGAACCGTGGAAACCATTGCCCCGGTATTTTTCCGCAACCAGCCGGTAGGATGTACGGCCACCATCGTATACCAGATGTATCAGGAAAACAAGGTGGCAATTGAACCGAAGATCGCGGGTCTGCTGTGCAGCGCCATTATCTCCGATACCCTCTTATTCCGTTCTCCCACCTGTACGGAGTCAGACAAACAGGCGGCCCTTACCCTTGCGGATATTGCTGGCATTGAGGTGGAAAAATACGCTTCTTCCATGTTTGCGGCAGGAAGCAATTTAAGGGGAAAGACCGATGCAGAAATCTTTTATCAGGATTTTAAGAAATTCACGGTTGGGAAGGTGTCCTTTGGAGTCGGACAGATCAGCTCCTTAAATGCCAAGGAACTGGAGGAGTTAAAAGACCGGATGCTGCCTTACATGAAAAAATCGAGAGAAGAACATGGCATGGATATGATGTTCTTTATGCTTACCAACATTCTGACGGAATCCACCGTACTGCTGTGCGAGGGTTCGGGAGCAAAACAGCTGGTTATAGGGGCCTTCCGGGCCGAGGAAGAGGAATCCAAGGCAGAAGATCATGTTGTAAGCCTTCCCGGTGTTGTATCCAGAAAAAAACAGCTGATACCCGGCATTATGCTGGCAGTTCAGGAATAG
- a CDS encoding glycosyltransferase encodes MNKEEKKRNVIFIIAMVLMTIYLGWRLIFTLPFHEGAMSLVFGLLLAGAETVTVFTTFELFYQKMQMNKFHLECPEIPDEDYPHVDVFIATHNEPSDVLYKTVNACTFMAYPDKSKVHIYICDDGNREEIAGLAKEFGVGYLGLADNKDAKSGNYNNALRKTSSPLIATFDADMIPQHTFLMKTVPYFLLSRFIKENGKWRLRTEEEIEKKFRLGLVQTPQSFYNPDLFQFNLYAEGNIPNEQDFFSREVNAMRNASNAVAYTGSNTVILREAMEEIGGFPLNTITEDFETSIRIQKAGYITYATDEIQAAGLTTTTVKSMIRQRVRWARGIIQSLQNTRAIFSSKLSPLARLTYLNTFLYWWSFFSRLIFIMSPILFALFDYKIVNSHFWDVIVLWVPAYFFYSISMRYLSSNIRNHRWSQIIDTIFMPYLILPVLLETLHIHQREFKVTDKRREGNGFGFAMFAIPHVVLLALSAAAMVRFVHGKYGWALFYSSIILFWITYNMISLFYAIFFMLGRRAYRSSERIRAEELITIQYKNLGYEAKTVDVSENGLAFWSEKPIYLPENETVKFQVTTPFYKAGLEGKIVYVKEQSGGWRYSAAVQPVDDENKRQYMQVIYDRTHSLPMQMDLWVTAYDDMLRNMKRRLRRPFSDKRKMPRIRLEKEVIFANGATCRLVDFNYHYFSVSGFNDNGSQEDQFIYRTESGIPLVLKRTGIYIRRSSEELLSLVNLNELIGEVQIDQVLADITNTGEKEG; translated from the coding sequence ATGAATAAAGAAGAGAAAAAACGAAATGTAATTTTCATCATAGCAATGGTCCTGATGACCATTTATCTGGGTTGGCGTCTGATATTCACCCTGCCGTTTCATGAGGGTGCAATGAGTCTGGTGTTTGGGCTGCTATTGGCCGGTGCGGAAACTGTTACGGTATTTACCACCTTTGAGCTTTTCTATCAAAAGATGCAGATGAATAAATTCCATCTGGAATGCCCGGAAATACCGGATGAAGATTATCCTCATGTGGACGTTTTCATTGCGACCCATAACGAACCCTCTGATGTCCTGTACAAAACGGTCAATGCCTGTACGTTTATGGCCTATCCGGATAAAAGCAAGGTACATATTTATATTTGTGATGACGGAAACCGGGAGGAGATCGCAGGGCTTGCCAAAGAGTTTGGGGTCGGGTATCTGGGGCTTGCAGACAATAAGGATGCAAAATCAGGCAATTATAATAACGCTTTAAGGAAAACTTCCTCTCCCCTGATTGCCACCTTTGATGCGGATATGATTCCCCAGCATACGTTTCTCATGAAGACGGTTCCTTATTTCCTCCTTTCCAGATTCATAAAGGAAAATGGGAAGTGGAGGCTGAGAACGGAAGAGGAAATCGAAAAAAAATTCAGGCTTGGATTAGTTCAGACGCCTCAGAGCTTTTATAATCCCGATCTCTTTCAGTTCAACCTGTATGCGGAGGGAAACATTCCAAATGAACAGGATTTCTTTTCCAGGGAAGTCAATGCCATGAGAAATGCTTCCAATGCGGTCGCCTATACAGGCAGCAACACCGTTATTTTAAGGGAAGCCATGGAGGAAATAGGCGGTTTTCCGTTAAACACCATTACAGAGGATTTTGAGACAAGCATACGGATACAGAAAGCCGGATACATCACCTATGCAACGGATGAGATACAGGCGGCCGGACTTACCACAACAACGGTAAAAAGCATGATCAGGCAGAGGGTGCGCTGGGCAAGAGGTATCATTCAGAGCCTCCAGAACACCCGTGCCATTTTTTCTTCCAAGCTTTCCCCGCTGGCAAGGCTTACCTATCTGAACACTTTTTTATACTGGTGGTCTTTTTTTAGCAGGCTGATATTCATTATGTCTCCCATTCTGTTCGCTCTGTTTGATTATAAGATCGTAAACAGCCATTTTTGGGATGTAATCGTGCTTTGGGTACCCGCATACTTTTTTTACAGCATATCCATGCGTTATTTGTCGAGCAATATCAGAAACCACAGATGGAGTCAGATCATTGACACCATATTCATGCCCTATTTGATTCTCCCGGTCCTCCTTGAGACCCTTCACATCCATCAAAGGGAATTTAAGGTCACTGATAAAAGGAGAGAAGGGAACGGCTTTGGCTTTGCCATGTTTGCCATTCCTCATGTGGTTTTACTGGCCCTGTCCGCAGCGGCCATGGTGCGCTTTGTGCATGGAAAGTACGGCTGGGCATTATTCTACAGCAGCATTATCCTCTTCTGGATCACTTATAATATGATCTCCTTATTCTATGCCATATTTTTTATGCTGGGAAGACGGGCTTACAGAAGCAGCGAGAGGATCCGGGCAGAGGAACTTATCACCATACAGTATAAGAATTTAGGCTATGAAGCGAAGACTGTGGATGTTTCGGAAAACGGCCTGGCCTTCTGGTCGGAAAAGCCCATTTATCTTCCGGAAAATGAAACTGTAAAATTTCAGGTCACCACACCTTTCTATAAAGCCGGGCTTGAGGGAAAGATTGTTTATGTGAAAGAGCAAAGCGGCGGCTGGCGGTATTCCGCAGCTGTTCAGCCTGTTGATGATGAAAACAAACGCCAGTACATGCAGGTGATATACGACAGGACCCATTCTCTCCCGATGCAGATGGATTTATGGGTCACTGCCTATGATGATATGCTGAGAAACATGAAAAGACGGCTGAGGCGGCCGTTTTCAGACAAAAGAAAGATGCCCAGGATCCGGCTGGAGAAAGAAGTTATTTTTGCAAACGGAGCCACCTGCAGGCTGGTGGATTTTAATTACCATTATTTTTCGGTTTCCGGTTTTAATGATAACGGGAGCCAGGAGGATCAGTTCATCTACAGGACAGAAAGCGGGATCCCTCTGGTCTTAAAACGGACAGGTATATACATACGGCGTTCATCAGAGGAGCTTTTGTCTCTTGTGAATTTAAATGAACTTATAGGGGAAGTCCAGATCGATCAGGTTTTGGCTGACATAACAAATACAGGCGAAAAAGAGGGGTAA